A stretch of Paludisphaera borealis DNA encodes these proteins:
- a CDS encoding replication-associated recombination protein A, whose translation MGSLFDEPDQPEDIEPAADAPLAERMRPRTFEEYVGQSNLIGEGTLLTRAVGRGGKLPSLILWGPPGTGKTTLGRLIARASGVKFIALSAVFAGVREVRAAIDEAVKIRRRGGRVILFIDEIHRFNKAQQDALLPAVEDGTVTLIGATTENPSFEVNAALLSRARVLTLNPLTENDVAAILRRALADADRGLASLRPHLADEDLEHLARSAGGDARVALTALESAVQGAEPGPDGARRVDREILIEALGRARFAYDKGGEEHYNLASALIKSLRNSDANAALYWLARLIEGGADPIFIARRLCILASEDVGLADPQAIVQAAAAAQIVQLIGLPEGLYPLTQATIYLARAPKSAAVKNAYFAAAADAAATAREPVPLHLRNAVTRLMKSVGYGEGYRYVHNDPKAKDEMTCLPDGLVGKVYVEPEGPSYD comes from the coding sequence ATGGGTTCTCTGTTTGACGAACCGGACCAGCCGGAGGATATCGAACCGGCCGCCGACGCTCCCTTGGCCGAGCGGATGCGGCCCCGGACGTTCGAGGAGTACGTCGGCCAGTCGAACCTGATCGGCGAGGGGACGCTGTTGACGCGGGCCGTCGGCCGCGGCGGCAAGCTGCCGTCGTTGATCCTCTGGGGGCCGCCGGGCACGGGGAAGACCACGCTCGGCCGCCTGATCGCCCGGGCCTCGGGTGTGAAGTTCATCGCCCTTTCCGCCGTGTTCGCGGGCGTTCGCGAGGTCCGCGCCGCGATCGACGAGGCTGTCAAGATTCGCCGTCGAGGCGGCCGCGTGATCCTGTTCATCGACGAGATCCATCGCTTCAACAAGGCCCAGCAAGACGCGCTTTTGCCGGCCGTCGAGGACGGCACCGTCACCCTGATCGGGGCGACGACCGAGAACCCCTCGTTCGAGGTCAACGCCGCGTTGCTCTCACGCGCCCGCGTCCTCACGTTGAATCCGCTCACCGAGAACGACGTCGCCGCGATCCTCCGCCGCGCCCTGGCCGACGCCGACCGAGGCCTCGCGTCACTGCGTCCTCACCTCGCCGACGAAGACCTCGAACACCTGGCCCGCTCGGCAGGCGGTGACGCCCGCGTGGCCCTGACAGCCCTCGAATCGGCCGTCCAGGGGGCCGAGCCGGGTCCCGACGGCGCTCGAAGGGTCGACCGTGAGATCCTGATCGAGGCCCTCGGCCGCGCCCGGTTCGCCTACGACAAGGGGGGCGAGGAGCACTACAACCTGGCCTCGGCGCTGATCAAGTCGCTCCGTAATTCGGACGCGAACGCCGCGCTCTACTGGCTGGCCCGGCTGATCGAGGGCGGGGCCGACCCGATCTTCATCGCCCGACGGCTCTGCATCCTGGCCTCGGAAGACGTCGGCCTCGCCGACCCCCAGGCGATCGTCCAGGCCGCCGCCGCCGCCCAGATCGTCCAGCTCATCGGCCTTCCCGAAGGGCTCTATCCGCTCACTCAGGCGACGATCTACCTCGCCCGCGCCCCCAAGTCGGCCGCCGTGAAAAACGCCTACTTCGCCGCCGCCGCCGACGCCGCCGCCACCGCCCGCGAACCCGTCCCCCTCCACCTCCGCAACGCCGTCACCCGCCTCATGAAATCGGTCGGCTACGGCGAAGGCTACCGCTACGTCCACAACGACCCCAAAGCCAAGGACGAGATGACCTGCCTCCCCGACGGTCTTGTGGGCAAGGTGTACGTTGAGCCGGAGGGGCCGAGCTATGACTAG
- a CDS encoding YifB family Mg chelatase-like AAA ATPase gives MANRDQVQSTQKLKSLLTRDHTLNGGILFGLDGYIIEIQARAMEILRLPTTWRGATTISGMARGSVYESLDRISGAFSKLKIPNPQVSILVNLAPPDLPKDGTWLDLPLAIILLQAAGILPDLAEHLEGDYILLGELGLHGEIRRVPGALSIAFCAKPGQKLIVPAGNEKEAALILAKPGHAGCGVFPASTLDEVIQYFRGTGKLENALKNGIQFESLIERAVDFGAIKGQNEAKEGACIAAAGGHNLLLIGPPGEGKSLLASAIPGILPRLSDEEKVQLTRIYSAYGALDRDGLAITRRPMRSVHHTASRQALVGGGSKIPRPGEITLAHLGVLFLDEIAEFSTATLESLRQPIETGEIVISRVGATLSYPSRFTLVAAMNPCPCGYYGTDGCTCAVTEVRKYQKKLSGPIVDRIDLQVELRRLSTEERFAEPEKGVSPRLRAKVELARERQERRFSGQGIPFNAAIPGGKVMEYCSFDDGGLSYFKNTVHTNTLSTRSMDRLAKVSRTIADLDGKDRVSDSHVLRAEKFVVGGMLRNQT, from the coding sequence ATGGCCAACCGCGATCAAGTTCAGAGTACGCAGAAGCTCAAGTCTTTGCTAACTCGCGACCACACGCTCAATGGCGGCATTCTCTTTGGGTTGGACGGTTACATCATCGAGATTCAGGCGCGAGCGATGGAGATCCTGCGCCTTCCCACGACCTGGAGAGGGGCGACGACGATTTCCGGGATGGCGAGAGGCTCGGTCTACGAGTCGCTTGATCGAATCTCCGGGGCCTTTTCGAAGCTGAAGATTCCCAACCCACAGGTTTCCATACTTGTTAATCTGGCTCCGCCGGATCTGCCGAAAGATGGGACCTGGCTCGATCTCCCACTGGCGATTATCCTCCTTCAAGCAGCCGGCATCCTACCAGATCTCGCGGAGCACCTCGAAGGGGATTACATCCTCCTTGGAGAGCTCGGCTTACACGGCGAAATCCGCAGGGTTCCCGGGGCGCTTTCGATCGCCTTTTGCGCCAAGCCCGGTCAGAAGCTGATCGTCCCGGCGGGCAACGAGAAGGAAGCAGCCCTCATCCTCGCGAAGCCGGGGCACGCCGGATGTGGAGTTTTTCCAGCTTCGACGTTGGACGAGGTCATTCAATATTTCCGAGGCACCGGCAAGCTGGAGAACGCCCTCAAGAATGGAATCCAGTTCGAAAGCCTCATCGAGCGAGCCGTCGACTTTGGAGCCATCAAGGGACAGAACGAAGCGAAGGAAGGAGCCTGCATTGCGGCTGCCGGTGGTCATAATCTGCTGCTCATTGGCCCCCCGGGCGAGGGTAAGTCACTCCTGGCGAGCGCGATCCCAGGGATCCTCCCGAGGCTTTCGGATGAGGAGAAAGTCCAGCTGACGCGGATTTACTCCGCTTATGGAGCGTTGGACCGTGATGGGCTCGCAATCACGCGACGCCCGATGCGGAGCGTCCATCACACAGCGTCGAGACAGGCTTTGGTCGGCGGCGGAAGTAAAATCCCCCGCCCCGGGGAGATCACACTCGCGCACCTCGGCGTGCTCTTTCTCGATGAGATCGCCGAATTCAGTACCGCCACGCTTGAGTCGCTACGTCAGCCGATCGAAACCGGCGAGATCGTCATCTCTCGCGTTGGAGCGACCCTTTCGTATCCAAGTCGTTTCACGCTTGTCGCCGCGATGAATCCATGCCCATGCGGATATTACGGGACGGATGGTTGCACCTGCGCCGTGACCGAGGTTCGAAAATACCAAAAGAAACTCAGCGGCCCGATCGTAGACCGGATCGATCTCCAGGTCGAGCTTCGGCGACTGTCGACGGAGGAGCGATTCGCCGAGCCGGAGAAAGGCGTCTCGCCGCGATTACGGGCCAAAGTCGAACTGGCTCGTGAGCGACAGGAGAGACGGTTTTCCGGCCAAGGGATTCCCTTCAACGCCGCGATCCCGGGCGGGAAGGTCATGGAATATTGCTCATTCGACGACGGTGGACTCTCTTATTTCAAGAATACAGTCCATACCAACACCCTCTCGACTCGGTCCATGGATAGACTCGCAAAAGTATCTCGAACCATCGCTGATCTTGATGGAAAAGACCGCGTCAGTGACAGCCATGTCCTTCGCGCCGAGAAATTCGTCGTGGGAGGCATGCTTCGCAATCAAACCTAG
- a CDS encoding permease, translated as MDNSTAVAAHGRKTYQWAGAGDLNAFFGLMIDNIGVMILTTSLLVLGYGFPRDFVLTRMIPGTAVGVLVGDLIFTVAAFRLARRSGRADVTAMPLGLDTPSTFGSVILIIGPAFLAAKGRGLEATAAAEHAWFLGITMLLASGVFKLACAPFGGWVRRMVPRAGLLGSLAAIALVLISFLPLLDVAGHPVAGFASLIVVLATLTARWRLPGRFPGAVFAVALGCLVFYGMNLAGLGAGADGTAPSTLLRFALPFPMAAWWTWFATAWPEALGYLPVAIPLALATVVGGIDCTESAAAVGDEYSTGAIVAAEGFATLVAGGFGGVIQSTPYIGHPAYKAMGARAGYTLATALFVGAAGVFGYFDWIFFLIPKAVVFPILVFVGLEITAQSFHATPFRHYPAVAFACVPALAYLALITINQVLPEVGKPFDRLQPSTQHWIATATMLSGGFIVTSLLWGAALAHLIDGRVGSTVGALILAGVFSWFGVIHSPLPSGAIMSPARVVAELKTQGRTAATAGQTPYHWAASYGVMAVVVLILGALGEPPRPESAETPEGV; from the coding sequence GTGGACAACTCGACAGCCGTCGCGGCTCATGGTCGAAAGACGTACCAGTGGGCCGGCGCGGGCGACCTGAACGCGTTCTTCGGTCTAATGATCGACAACATCGGCGTGATGATCCTCACGACCAGCCTTCTGGTTCTGGGCTACGGATTCCCGCGCGACTTCGTGCTCACGCGGATGATCCCGGGGACGGCGGTCGGGGTGCTCGTCGGCGACCTGATCTTCACGGTCGCCGCATTCCGCCTGGCGCGGCGGTCGGGCCGAGCCGACGTCACGGCGATGCCGTTGGGCCTCGACACCCCCAGCACGTTCGGCTCGGTGATCCTGATCATCGGCCCGGCCTTCCTGGCGGCGAAGGGCAGGGGGTTGGAGGCGACGGCCGCCGCCGAGCACGCCTGGTTCCTGGGGATCACGATGCTCCTGGCTTCGGGCGTCTTCAAGCTCGCCTGCGCGCCGTTCGGCGGCTGGGTCCGCCGGATGGTCCCGCGCGCCGGGCTGCTGGGCTCGCTGGCGGCGATCGCCCTGGTCCTCATCAGTTTCCTGCCGCTGCTGGACGTCGCCGGCCACCCGGTGGCGGGCTTTGCGTCGCTGATCGTCGTCCTGGCGACCCTCACGGCGCGTTGGCGGTTGCCCGGCCGGTTTCCGGGCGCGGTGTTCGCCGTGGCCCTTGGCTGCCTGGTGTTCTACGGGATGAACCTCGCGGGCCTCGGCGCCGGGGCCGACGGGACCGCGCCGTCGACCTTGTTGCGGTTCGCGCTGCCGTTTCCGATGGCCGCGTGGTGGACCTGGTTCGCCACGGCCTGGCCCGAGGCGCTCGGCTACCTGCCCGTGGCGATCCCCCTGGCCCTGGCGACCGTCGTGGGGGGCATCGACTGCACCGAGAGCGCCGCGGCCGTCGGCGACGAGTACTCGACCGGTGCGATCGTGGCCGCGGAAGGGTTCGCGACCCTTGTGGCCGGCGGCTTCGGCGGCGTGATCCAGTCGACCCCGTACATCGGCCACCCGGCGTACAAGGCGATGGGCGCGCGGGCCGGGTACACGCTGGCCACCGCCCTGTTCGTGGGCGCGGCCGGCGTCTTCGGCTACTTCGACTGGATCTTCTTCCTGATCCCCAAGGCGGTCGTCTTCCCGATCCTGGTCTTCGTCGGCCTGGAGATCACCGCGCAGTCGTTCCACGCGACGCCGTTCCGCCACTACCCGGCGGTCGCGTTCGCCTGCGTCCCCGCGCTCGCGTACCTGGCGTTGATCACGATCAACCAGGTCCTCCCCGAAGTCGGCAAGCCGTTCGACCGGCTTCAGCCGTCGACCCAACACTGGATAGCCACCGCGACCATGCTCTCCGGCGGCTTCATCGTCACCAGCTTGCTCTGGGGCGCCGCGCTGGCTCATCTGATCGACGGCCGGGTCGGCTCGACGGTCGGCGCGCTGATCCTCGCGGGGGTGTTCTCGTGGTTCGGCGTCATCCATTCCCCGCTGCCGTCGGGCGCGATCATGTCGCCCGCCCGGGTCGTCGCCGAACTCAAAACCCAGGGCCGGACCGCCGCCACGGCCGGCCAGACCCCCTATCACTGGGCGGCCTCCTACGGCGTCATGGCGGTCGTCGTCCTGATCCTCGGCGCGCTCGGCGAGCCTCCCCGGCCGGAGTCCGCCGAAACCCCCGAGGGGGTCTGA
- a CDS encoding MFS transporter, with product MTMDSDFESVPAPPKARRPPAGASYPWVVLGLLWFCGFFNYADRQALYSVFQPLKEQFQLDDDQLGWIGSAFMIVYASTAPLAGFVVDRVSRRVLVPVGLAFWSLVCAATGYCGTYWQLIAVRAAEGLGESFYFPASMSLLADYHGPRTRSRALSIHQTSVYLGTAGGAVLAGGLAKRYGWPAPFLALGLMGMLYAVVLAFWLVEPERGQTERAEDAAPEADLTASMTLWDKVARILSNRAALLLLLVFVGANFVASTFLTWLPTFILRKFEMDVSNSSLTSTAWPLASLVGALCGGVLADWRARHRKGGRIQVQSLGLILGAPFVYWAGVSSTLPVLVTALLGAGLCKGIYDANIFASLFDVVAPEDRGTAAGLMNSVGWTGGFLAPVAVGYASKYYGLSVAIGSTAVVYFLVGILALFAARAAERPSRAPG from the coding sequence ATGACCATGGACAGCGACTTCGAATCCGTCCCCGCGCCCCCCAAGGCCCGCCGGCCGCCCGCCGGCGCGTCCTATCCCTGGGTCGTGCTCGGGCTGCTCTGGTTCTGCGGCTTCTTCAACTACGCCGACCGCCAGGCGCTGTACTCGGTCTTCCAGCCGCTCAAGGAGCAGTTTCAGCTCGACGACGACCAGCTCGGCTGGATCGGCTCGGCGTTCATGATCGTCTATGCGTCGACGGCTCCGCTGGCGGGCTTCGTCGTCGACCGCGTCTCCCGGCGCGTGCTGGTCCCCGTCGGCCTGGCCTTCTGGAGCTTGGTCTGCGCGGCGACCGGCTATTGCGGCACCTACTGGCAGCTCATCGCCGTGCGGGCGGCGGAAGGTCTGGGCGAAAGCTTCTACTTCCCGGCCTCGATGTCGCTGCTGGCCGACTACCATGGCCCCCGCACGCGGTCGCGCGCGCTCAGCATCCACCAGACCAGCGTTTACCTCGGCACGGCGGGGGGCGCTGTGCTGGCCGGCGGCCTGGCCAAGCGGTACGGTTGGCCTGCGCCGTTCCTGGCTCTCGGCCTGATGGGCATGCTCTACGCCGTCGTGCTCGCGTTCTGGCTGGTCGAGCCGGAGCGCGGCCAGACGGAACGCGCCGAAGACGCCGCTCCGGAAGCCGATCTCACGGCGTCGATGACGCTCTGGGACAAGGTCGCGCGGATCTTGAGCAACCGGGCCGCGCTGCTGCTGCTCCTGGTGTTCGTCGGGGCCAACTTCGTGGCTTCGACGTTCCTGACGTGGCTGCCGACGTTCATCCTGAGGAAATTCGAGATGGACGTCTCCAACTCGTCGTTGACCTCGACGGCCTGGCCGCTGGCGAGCCTCGTGGGGGCGCTCTGCGGCGGTGTGCTGGCCGACTGGCGGGCGCGGCATCGCAAGGGGGGGCGAATCCAGGTTCAGAGTCTCGGGTTGATCCTGGGCGCTCCGTTCGTCTACTGGGCGGGCGTGAGCAGCACGCTGCCGGTCCTCGTGACGGCCTTGCTCGGCGCGGGGCTCTGCAAGGGGATCTACGACGCCAACATCTTCGCCTCGCTGTTCGACGTCGTGGCGCCCGAGGACCGGGGGACGGCCGCGGGGCTGATGAACTCCGTCGGCTGGACGGGGGGCTTCCTCGCGCCGGTCGCCGTCGGCTACGCCTCGAAATATTATGGTTTGAGCGTGGCGATCGGCTCCACCGCCGTCGTCTACTTCCTGGTGGGAATCCTGGCTCTCTTCGCCGCGAGGGCCGCGGAAAGGCCGTCGCGAGCGCCGGGCTGA
- a CDS encoding sialidase family protein: protein MARPTILAVLCGLICLGAVGDSRRAASAEPPQLVRQPIFKPEKKHNHSSCVVETANGDLLAVWYSGTGERKSDDVLIQAAWLAKGAKEWNPRFVTADTPGYPDCNPAVFADPDGKIWLFWPTILDHRWEGALLKYAVADAPQTASSPIAWSRSGVLHLTPESAPFAEAIHKAVASLTPAEKEKYKAELEPVERRADDLLYQRLGWMPRVHAVVLPSGRWILPLYCDTFSSSIMAISDDKGQTWKAGDLMVGFGNIQPSLVRKNDGTLAAYMRDNGPHHKIRLSTSPDEGKSWTPVVDTALPNPGAGIEAIRLASGRWALVYNDLDRGRHSLAVSLSDDEGATWSKTRHVERAEAGKGSFHYPSMIQSRDGAIHLTYTHSVGGESTIMHAVLTEDWVLAGD from the coding sequence ATGGCGCGACCGACGATCCTCGCGGTGCTGTGTGGGCTGATCTGTCTCGGCGCCGTCGGCGACAGCCGGCGGGCCGCTTCGGCCGAACCTCCGCAGCTCGTCCGTCAGCCGATCTTCAAGCCCGAGAAGAAACACAACCATTCGTCGTGCGTGGTCGAGACGGCGAACGGCGACCTGCTGGCCGTCTGGTACTCGGGCACCGGCGAGCGGAAGTCGGACGACGTGCTGATCCAGGCCGCGTGGCTCGCCAAGGGCGCCAAGGAGTGGAACCCCCGGTTCGTGACGGCCGACACCCCCGGCTATCCGGATTGCAACCCGGCCGTCTTCGCCGACCCCGACGGCAAGATCTGGCTGTTCTGGCCGACGATCCTCGACCATCGCTGGGAAGGCGCCCTGCTCAAGTACGCCGTGGCCGACGCGCCGCAGACCGCTTCAAGCCCGATTGCGTGGTCACGTTCGGGAGTGCTTCACCTGACGCCCGAGAGCGCCCCGTTCGCCGAGGCGATTCACAAAGCGGTCGCCTCGCTCACGCCCGCTGAGAAGGAGAAGTACAAAGCCGAGTTGGAGCCGGTCGAGCGCCGGGCCGACGACTTGCTCTATCAACGACTCGGCTGGATGCCCCGCGTCCATGCGGTCGTCCTTCCTTCCGGGCGTTGGATCTTGCCGTTGTACTGCGACACGTTCTCGTCGTCGATCATGGCGATCAGCGACGACAAGGGGCAGACCTGGAAGGCCGGCGACCTGATGGTCGGCTTCGGCAACATCCAGCCGAGCCTGGTGCGCAAGAACGACGGGACGCTCGCGGCCTACATGCGCGACAACGGACCGCACCACAAGATCCGCCTCAGCACGTCGCCCGACGAGGGCAAGAGCTGGACGCCGGTCGTCGACACGGCCCTGCCGAACCCCGGCGCGGGGATCGAGGCGATCCGGCTGGCGAGCGGCCGCTGGGCGCTCGTCTACAACGACCTCGATCGAGGCCGGCACTCGCTTGCCGTCTCGCTCTCGGACGACGAGGGAGCGACCTGGTCGAAGACCCGGCACGTCGAGCGAGCCGAGGCCGGCAAGGGCTCGTTCCATTATCCCTCGATGATCCAGTCCCGCGACGGCGCGATCCACCTGACGTACACCCACTCGGTCGGCGGCGAGAGCACGATCATGCACGCCGTGCTCACCGAAGACTGGGTTCTCGCGGGCGACTGA
- the ptsP gene encoding phosphoenolpyruvate--protein phosphotransferase, with protein sequence MHKGIGVSPGVVVGAAYRVESVLGSGEPQTLDSPSQVPAEIERFDRAVEETTAELEIFVQRIALELGTPAADIFKSHLQIVNDPELLAKVHAAIQKKLLTAFSALQVVMNGYAAQFARIDQEYFRERLTDVRDVITRIGSHLTRKTESSVNGAAESHPGDEPVVLVAHEILPSQAMNLGELPIAAIVTEIGGSTSHAAILARSRGIPAVSGVEGIMNDVVSGDLMVVDGREGHVIVRPDREATMAYRKVQREFFHLKDSLIANRDQPAVSCDGTQVELLANINNLADAHSAETVGAGGIGLFRTEYLFLTHHDVPGEEEQYEYYRQIILDSPNKTVTIRTLDLGGDKTVPYLGRRNEPNPFMGWRSIRIFFDNPKLLVTQMRAILRAGRHGKVSMLFPMITTVEELRKLNKLVKETRSNLRREGVPFAEDVKTGVMVEVPAAAVCIEALLRETDFISIGSNDLIQYLVAADRDNPKVAHLCEPLSPAIFRVLHMVLEACQRTGTPVTLCGEMAGQPRSALVLFGMGLRRFSMSPAFVPTVKALLSSVTTAQAERFAHHVLQLSTGDEIRSYLSERLREISSTLELFDSA encoded by the coding sequence ATGCACAAAGGTATCGGAGTGAGTCCTGGGGTCGTGGTCGGAGCCGCCTACCGGGTGGAGTCGGTTCTCGGCTCGGGCGAGCCGCAGACGCTCGACAGCCCGAGCCAGGTCCCGGCGGAGATCGAGCGATTCGACCGGGCGGTGGAGGAGACGACGGCGGAGCTTGAGATCTTCGTCCAGCGGATCGCGCTCGAGCTCGGCACGCCGGCGGCCGACATCTTCAAGTCGCACCTTCAGATCGTCAACGACCCGGAGCTGCTGGCGAAGGTGCATGCGGCGATCCAGAAGAAGCTGCTCACGGCGTTCTCGGCCTTGCAGGTCGTGATGAACGGGTACGCGGCCCAGTTCGCGCGGATCGACCAGGAGTATTTCCGGGAGCGGCTGACGGACGTCCGCGACGTGATCACGCGGATCGGCTCGCACCTGACTCGGAAGACCGAGTCGAGCGTCAACGGCGCGGCCGAGTCGCACCCCGGCGACGAACCGGTGGTTTTGGTGGCGCACGAGATCCTGCCGAGCCAGGCGATGAACCTCGGCGAACTGCCGATCGCGGCGATCGTGACCGAGATCGGCGGCTCGACGAGCCACGCCGCGATCCTGGCCCGGAGCCGCGGCATTCCCGCCGTCTCGGGCGTCGAGGGGATCATGAACGACGTGGTCAGCGGCGACCTGATGGTCGTCGACGGCCGCGAGGGCCACGTGATCGTCCGCCCCGACCGCGAAGCGACGATGGCGTACCGCAAGGTTCAGCGCGAGTTCTTCCACCTCAAGGACAGCCTGATCGCCAACCGCGACCAGCCGGCGGTGAGCTGCGACGGCACCCAGGTCGAGCTGCTGGCGAACATCAACAACCTGGCCGACGCCCATTCCGCCGAGACCGTCGGCGCGGGGGGGATCGGGCTGTTTCGCACCGAGTACCTGTTCCTCACCCACCACGACGTCCCCGGCGAAGAGGAACAGTACGAGTACTACCGCCAGATCATCCTCGACTCCCCCAACAAGACGGTGACGATCCGCACGCTCGATCTCGGCGGCGACAAGACGGTCCCCTACCTGGGCCGCCGCAACGAGCCCAACCCGTTCATGGGATGGCGGTCGATCCGCATCTTCTTCGACAACCCCAAGCTGCTGGTCACGCAGATGCGGGCCATCCTCCGCGCAGGGAGGCACGGCAAGGTCTCGATGCTCTTCCCGATGATCACGACCGTCGAGGAACTGCGGAAGCTCAACAAACTCGTCAAGGAGACGCGCAGCAACCTGCGGCGCGAGGGGGTCCCGTTCGCCGAGGACGTGAAAACCGGTGTGATGGTCGAGGTCCCCGCTGCGGCCGTCTGCATCGAGGCGCTGCTCCGCGAGACCGACTTCATCTCGATCGGCTCGAACGACCTGATCCAGTACCTGGTGGCCGCCGACCGCGACAACCCCAAGGTCGCCCACCTCTGCGAGCCGCTCAGCCCGGCGATCTTCCGGGTGCTCCACATGGTGCTCGAAGCCTGCCAGCGGACGGGCACCCCGGTGACGCTCTGCGGCGAGATGGCCGGCCAGCCGCGGTCGGCCCTGGTGCTGTTCGGCATGGGCCTGCGGCGGTTCAGCATGAGCCCGGCGTTCGTGCCGACGGTCAAGGCGCTCCTCTCCTCGGTGACCACCGCGCAGGCCGAGCGGTTCGCGCACCACGTGCTCCAGCTTTCGACCGGCGACGAGATCCGCTCGTACCTCTCGGAACGGCTCCGCGAGATCTCCAGCACGCTCGAACTTTTCGACTCCGCCTAG